The following are encoded together in the Thalassomonas haliotis genome:
- a CDS encoding response regulator transcription factor has protein sequence MKDKVLIVEDELDIAELIKVHLSELDLEAEICGHGDLALKMALNQDFQLVILDVMLPGTNGLDICRELRGAKPLQAIMMLTSRTSETDRVLGLELGADDYLSKPFSVRELQARVRSQLRRVHSLAQSQNQEKNQESAVTCIGDLMVDHRCHQVTYQNEAIELTSTEFDLLSFLGKHPDQVFSRAQLLDSVWGYHHSGYEHTVNSHINRLRNKLERDSANPQIIQTVWGVGYKLNSAGVSS, from the coding sequence ATGAAAGACAAAGTTTTAATTGTAGAAGACGAATTAGACATCGCCGAGTTGATAAAAGTACATTTATCCGAACTCGATCTTGAGGCGGAAATATGCGGTCATGGTGATTTAGCCCTGAAAATGGCGTTAAACCAGGACTTTCAACTGGTGATACTGGATGTCATGTTACCCGGCACCAATGGTTTGGACATTTGCCGGGAACTACGCGGCGCCAAGCCCCTGCAGGCGATCATGATGCTCACTTCACGAACATCGGAAACCGACCGGGTGTTGGGGCTGGAATTAGGCGCCGACGATTACTTAAGTAAACCTTTTAGCGTCAGGGAATTGCAAGCCAGGGTGCGCAGCCAGCTTCGGCGGGTACATAGCCTGGCACAAAGCCAGAACCAGGAGAAGAATCAGGAAAGTGCGGTGACCTGCATCGGCGATTTAATGGTAGATCACAGGTGCCACCAGGTGACCTATCAAAATGAAGCGATAGAGTTAACCTCCACCGAATTTGATCTGCTGAGCTTTTTAGGCAAACACCCGGACCAGGTATTTTCACGGGCCCAATTGCTGGACTCGGTATGGGGGTACCACCATAGCGGTTACGAGCACACGGTAAATTCCCATATCAACCGCTTGCGCAATAAACTGGAACGGGACAGTGCCAACCCGCAAATAATCCAAACCGTGTGGGGGGTCGGCTATAAACTCAACTCCGCAGGTGTGAGCAGTTAA
- a CDS encoding M16 family metallopeptidase, with protein MKNKFQLRAKTLLLTAALTTAMAGCSHQQTEHKPTAKVAASALNKSAAFDLQYEAFELENGLKVILHQDKSDPIVAMSTIVHVGSSREKAGRTGFAHFFEHMSFNDSENVPKGANRKMIPELGGSRNGGTWSDGTIYYEVVPKDAFDKLLWIDSDRLGFMLNTVDAGTLEREKQVVKNEKRQRVDNRPYGHTYHVIKKALYPENHPYNWTVIGDLADLQAATLEDVKEFYQQFYVPSNATLVIAGDIDIAETKKKVNQWFGEIKAGKPVPEMKPQPVSLARDKKLYHLDNFAKLPEIRLTFPAVEQYHQDAYALEVLAILLAEGKNAELYKSVVEKAGLASGVDAWNEADEIAGTFTINVRGNKGSQLDDVYRAIEQALVNFEKNAFSQIQLEKIKAKQETDFYYNFESILDKAKKLGEYNEYAGSPEYIKTDIANITAVTKADVIRVYHKYIKDKAAIITSFVPKDQPELILTGSVKADVREEEIKQGAEQNFVENDAIAFEKTPTKFDRSEPPLSELPELKIPDVWQSEQANGLRIYGIEQTELPIVNFSLRIDGGQLLDNKNKLGTAALMAQLMNEGSQSKTPLQLEQAIGLLGASLEVYGDQEAIVIQGQTLAKNFEQTIALMKEMLLTPRWDQQEFERLKAARLTRIIQDQGNASRIARNAFMKRLYPRGHIAGQPTGGTRETVTAISLDDVKAYYRKNISPKQASLHVVGAISQSRVLAASQGLASWSGKKISLPPQPKMSGLKQPQLYFIDLPGAKQSVIYVGKPTVAANSKDFYPVQVANNRLGSGMSARLGQTLRIQKGYTYGAYSYIPSTGYQSPFIAASQVRTNVTLESLEIFKDLIANYRDTYKESDLAVTKNIIIKGNSRKFETLDKLLAMLETQSRFDLADNYIEQRQTYVNQLGLEQVHQTISKHLDEQQMIYLVVGDAKSQLKRMKDLGYGEPVILDKQGNII; from the coding sequence ATGAAAAATAAATTTCAGCTCAGAGCTAAAACCTTATTGCTCACAGCGGCGCTCACGACGGCAATGGCCGGATGCAGCCATCAGCAAACAGAGCACAAGCCAACAGCAAAAGTAGCCGCTAGTGCTTTAAACAAAAGCGCAGCATTTGATCTGCAATATGAAGCCTTCGAGCTGGAAAACGGCTTAAAGGTGATTTTACACCAGGATAAATCCGATCCGATTGTCGCCATGTCGACCATAGTGCATGTCGGTTCGAGCCGCGAAAAAGCCGGACGCACCGGCTTTGCCCACTTTTTCGAGCATATGTCGTTTAATGACTCGGAAAATGTCCCTAAAGGGGCCAACCGTAAAATGATCCCGGAACTGGGCGGCAGCCGTAACGGCGGCACCTGGAGCGACGGTACCATCTATTATGAAGTCGTGCCCAAAGACGCATTTGATAAACTCTTATGGATAGACTCAGACCGCCTCGGCTTTATGCTCAATACCGTAGATGCCGGTACCCTGGAGCGGGAAAAACAGGTGGTTAAAAATGAAAAACGCCAACGGGTCGATAACCGCCCTTATGGTCATACCTACCATGTAATTAAAAAAGCTCTTTATCCTGAAAACCATCCCTATAACTGGACGGTGATCGGCGATTTGGCAGATTTACAGGCAGCGACACTTGAAGATGTGAAAGAGTTTTACCAGCAATTTTATGTGCCATCAAATGCCACCTTAGTGATCGCCGGCGACATTGATATTGCCGAAACCAAAAAGAAAGTTAATCAGTGGTTTGGAGAAATAAAAGCCGGAAAACCTGTGCCTGAAATGAAGCCGCAGCCGGTTAGCCTGGCCCGGGATAAAAAACTTTATCACCTGGATAACTTTGCCAAGCTGCCGGAAATCCGACTGACCTTTCCCGCAGTAGAGCAATACCATCAAGATGCCTATGCCCTGGAGGTATTGGCAATATTGCTGGCGGAAGGTAAAAATGCCGAGTTATATAAAAGCGTAGTGGAAAAAGCCGGGTTAGCCTCCGGAGTCGATGCCTGGAATGAAGCAGATGAAATTGCCGGCACCTTCACGATCAATGTCCGCGGCAATAAGGGCAGCCAACTCGATGATGTTTACCGGGCAATAGAGCAGGCCTTGGTCAATTTCGAAAAAAATGCCTTTAGCCAGATACAGCTGGAAAAAATAAAAGCCAAACAGGAAACCGACTTTTACTACAATTTTGAAAGTATTCTCGATAAGGCGAAAAAGCTGGGGGAATATAACGAATACGCAGGTTCACCTGAGTATATTAAAACCGATATTGCCAATATCACCGCAGTAACCAAGGCGGATGTAATACGGGTATATCACAAATACATCAAAGATAAAGCCGCGATTATCACCAGCTTTGTGCCTAAAGATCAGCCGGAGCTGATCTTGACCGGCTCGGTTAAAGCCGACGTCCGGGAAGAAGAAATCAAACAGGGAGCGGAACAAAACTTTGTTGAAAACGATGCCATTGCTTTTGAGAAAACGCCAACCAAGTTTGATCGCAGCGAGCCGCCGTTATCCGAATTACCCGAGCTGAAAATACCCGATGTCTGGCAAAGCGAGCAAGCCAATGGTCTGCGGATTTACGGCATAGAGCAAACTGAATTGCCAATAGTGAATTTCAGTTTACGTATCGACGGCGGCCAGCTGCTCGATAACAAAAACAAACTCGGCACCGCAGCCTTGATGGCGCAGCTGATGAATGAAGGCAGCCAAAGCAAAACCCCGTTGCAGCTGGAGCAGGCAATCGGCTTGTTGGGGGCCAGCCTGGAAGTTTACGGCGATCAGGAGGCCATTGTTATCCAGGGGCAGACCCTGGCAAAAAATTTCGAACAAACCATCGCCTTGATGAAGGAAATGTTATTAACGCCGCGCTGGGATCAACAGGAGTTTGAACGCCTCAAAGCCGCCAGGTTAACCCGCATCATCCAGGATCAGGGCAACGCTTCCCGTATCGCCCGCAATGCCTTTATGAAGCGCCTTTATCCCCGGGGGCATATTGCAGGCCAGCCAACAGGCGGTACCCGGGAAACGGTAACCGCGATCAGCTTAGATGATGTTAAAGCCTATTACCGGAAAAACATCTCCCCGAAACAAGCGAGCCTGCATGTTGTCGGGGCCATCAGCCAATCTCGGGTATTAGCTGCCAGCCAAGGTTTGGCTTCCTGGTCAGGCAAGAAAATCTCCCTGCCGCCGCAGCCGAAAATGTCCGGGCTTAAACAGCCGCAGCTTTATTTTATTGACCTGCCCGGCGCCAAGCAGTCGGTTATATATGTCGGTAAACCTACCGTTGCAGCAAACAGCAAAGACTTTTACCCGGTGCAGGTGGCCAATAACCGGCTCGGCTCCGGCATGAGTGCCAGGTTAGGACAAACGCTGCGTATCCAGAAGGGTTACACCTACGGCGCTTATTCCTATATTCCGTCCACCGGCTATCAGTCACCTTTTATTGCCGCTTCCCAGGTACGCACCAATGTGACTTTAGAGTCGCTGGAAATCTTTAAAGATTTAATCGCCAACTACCGGGACACCTATAAAGAAAGCGACCTGGCAGTCACCAAAAACATCATTATCAAGGGCAATTCACGGAAATTTGAAACCCTGGATAAACTGCTGGCCATGCTGGAAACCCAAAGCCGGTTTGATTTAGCCGATAACTATATTGAACAGCGGCAAACTTATGTTAACCAGCTAGGCCTGGAACAGGTACACCAAACCATCAGCAAACATTTGGATGAACAGCAAATGATTTACCTGGTAGTAGGCGATGCCAAAAGCCAGTTAAAACGGATGAAAGATCTGGGTTACGGTGAACCCGTCATCTTGGATAAACAAGGCAATATTATCTAA
- a CDS encoding spondin domain-containing protein, whose product MSIYNIKGLAPLALVTLLSACGGSDNDNDNDGVVDMPEPTPVEMSYEVTVTNLTYAQPLSPIAVVLHGDSALWTVGEMASTPLEILAEGGDNSDLIAMESVLASVSGEAAVGPGASTTLMVSTTDEMATHLSIVSMLVNTNDAFTGLTAMDLSSLTVDNPQTWTLGVYDAGTEANSELAGTIPGPADGGTGYIAERDDVDFVAKHPGVVTMDDGLSTSVLTQAHRFDNPAIKLTITRKQ is encoded by the coding sequence ATGTCTATCTATAACATTAAAGGGCTGGCGCCGCTTGCCCTGGTGACCTTGCTCAGCGCCTGCGGCGGCAGTGATAACGACAACGACAATGACGGTGTTGTTGATATGCCCGAACCAACACCGGTTGAAATGAGTTATGAAGTTACCGTAACCAATTTGACCTATGCCCAGCCATTATCGCCGATTGCCGTGGTATTACATGGCGACAGTGCGCTGTGGACAGTTGGCGAAATGGCCTCGACGCCACTGGAAATACTCGCTGAAGGTGGTGATAATAGCGATTTAATCGCCATGGAATCAGTTTTAGCCTCAGTTTCAGGTGAGGCTGCGGTAGGACCGGGGGCAAGCACTACGTTAATGGTAAGCACCACAGATGAAATGGCGACACATTTGTCTATAGTTTCTATGTTGGTGAATACAAATGACGCCTTTACCGGTCTAACTGCCATGGACTTATCTTCATTAACGGTAGATAACCCACAAACATGGACTTTAGGCGTATATGACGCAGGCACCGAAGCCAATAGTGAACTTGCCGGCACTATTCCAGGACCTGCCGACGGCGGCACCGGGTATATCGCTGAGCGCGACGATGTCGACTTTGTCGCCAAGCATCCCGGGGTAGTCACCATGGACGACGGCTTGTCGACCTCAGTATTAACGCAGGCCCATAGATTTGATAATCCGGCAATAAAATTAACAATAACGCGGAAGCAATAG
- a CDS encoding pyridoxal-phosphate-dependent aminotransferase family protein gives MKIAVPQIQPLSQILPEEPLLMMGAGPVPIPQAVANANGIVINHLGETMGTIVQQMKSMAGYIFQTQSPWIVGVAGPGSAAMEMAVANLVWDNTRVLSICNGFFSGRLAQMAERAGAEVKQLAIAEGYSVEAELIRRQVEEYRPQVITIVQGETSNTTYNHELAEIGAIAKAYNCYLIVDAVCTLSTMPLKMDEWHIDAVITGGQKGLSSIPGVSLVAFSEKAWQRINSRESQIPQWTLDAKLASNFWHKNSYHYTAPVSGLLALYEAMRLICDETLPKRFRRHLTCSKALQSAIEALGLELYIDQPNRLNSVVGIKLPEGLEAKTVCEHISKNYRVEIAGSFGPPIVRIGQMGEQCREHNLFRTIHALGSTFKDLGINVDIPRGMAELENVLQREKM, from the coding sequence ATGAAGATTGCAGTACCTCAAATTCAGCCCCTGAGCCAAATTTTACCCGAAGAACCGCTATTAATGATGGGGGCCGGCCCTGTGCCTATCCCTCAGGCGGTAGCCAATGCCAACGGCATAGTGATCAATCATCTGGGCGAAACCATGGGCACTATAGTACAGCAAATGAAATCTATGGCGGGTTATATCTTTCAAACCCAGTCCCCCTGGATCGTAGGGGTGGCGGGACCCGGCTCTGCCGCCATGGAAATGGCCGTTGCCAATCTGGTCTGGGACAATACCCGGGTACTGAGTATCTGCAACGGTTTCTTCTCCGGCCGCCTGGCACAAATGGCGGAAAGAGCCGGCGCCGAAGTAAAACAGCTAGCCATTGCCGAGGGCTATAGTGTCGAAGCCGAGCTTATCCGCCGGCAGGTAGAAGAATACCGCCCGCAAGTGATCACTATAGTGCAGGGGGAGACCTCAAATACCACCTATAATCATGAATTGGCAGAAATCGGCGCCATAGCCAAAGCATATAACTGCTACCTGATAGTCGATGCCGTCTGTACCTTAAGTACCATGCCGCTAAAAATGGACGAATGGCATATAGATGCGGTGATCACCGGCGGCCAGAAAGGTCTGAGCTCGATCCCCGGGGTTTCCCTGGTGGCGTTTTCAGAAAAAGCCTGGCAACGTATCAATAGCCGGGAAAGCCAGATACCGCAATGGACACTGGATGCCAAACTGGCCTCTAATTTCTGGCATAAGAACTCCTATCATTATACCGCACCGGTTTCCGGCTTGCTGGCCCTGTATGAAGCCATGCGCCTGATTTGCGATGAAACCTTACCGAAACGTTTTCGCCGTCACCTGACTTGTTCAAAAGCCTTACAAAGCGCCATTGAGGCATTGGGACTTGAACTTTATATTGATCAGCCTAACCGATTAAATTCTGTCGTGGGCATCAAGCTGCCTGAAGGACTGGAAGCAAAAACCGTATGTGAGCATATTTCCAAGAATTACCGGGTGGAAATCGCCGGCTCGTTCGGACCGCCAATTGTCCGTATCGGCCAGATGGGCGAGCAATGCCGCGAGCATAACCTGTTCCGCACCATACATGCGTTGGGTTCCACCTTTAAAGACTTAGGGATAAACGTAGATATTCCACGGGGCATGGCTGAACTGGAAAATGTGCTGCAGCGGGAAAAAATGTAA
- a CDS encoding sensor histidine kinase, translated as MKISLYQRLAITLSFAFILMAYLLYWWSSELSQHSQHQAEQKLHLQLAEHLAHDNPLLQDGVYDKKALANLFHTLMLLGPSFEFYFLDPSGKILSYSADASKIKRQDVNIRPLLDLIENPQKLPLYGDDPRSTDKQKIFSVAPVYTNEHNTSETNTNESTQDKTLQGYLYVIIGGEIYDSVFQVTKSDQQLQQNIMLICGGLLLLLLLLLALFRYFTSPIRLLLADMQAIQQHKFDPAKVNLHKWPKNDSNEVNLLGCAFTAMVEQINAQLLQLNANERMRKELLAHLSHDLRTPLAAMQGYIETLAIKGDSISQQEREQYIATVLRNGKQLKMLIDQIFELAHLEDGQVSVNLETFPIGELLYDIVAKFSLKASEKNIRLTLNPQQCRYMVYSDIAKLERILTNLLENAIRHTPQQGEITLEVIQDKDKVKVSVIDTGTGISNEDIAYIFDPRYRASNATGDKKQHAGLGLAISKRLSMILNSELSVESKLGKGCRFSFCLQSVMT; from the coding sequence ATGAAAATATCATTATACCAGCGTCTGGCAATCACCTTATCCTTTGCCTTTATTTTAATGGCTTATCTGCTGTATTGGTGGAGCAGCGAGCTTTCCCAGCATTCCCAGCACCAGGCAGAGCAAAAATTGCACCTGCAACTGGCAGAACATCTCGCCCATGACAACCCTTTACTGCAGGACGGCGTTTACGACAAAAAAGCCCTGGCAAACCTGTTCCATACCCTGATGTTGCTGGGACCCTCGTTTGAGTTTTATTTCCTCGATCCCAGCGGAAAAATTCTCAGCTACTCCGCCGATGCCAGTAAAATAAAACGCCAGGACGTTAATATACGCCCGCTGCTGGATTTAATTGAAAACCCGCAAAAGCTGCCGCTTTATGGCGATGATCCCAGGAGTACAGATAAGCAGAAAATCTTCTCCGTGGCTCCCGTGTATACCAATGAACATAATACCAGTGAAACAAACACCAATGAAAGTACTCAGGATAAAACCTTGCAAGGCTATCTCTACGTCATTATCGGCGGGGAAATATATGACTCGGTATTCCAGGTCACGAAATCGGATCAACAGCTGCAGCAAAATATTATGCTGATCTGCGGCGGCCTGCTGTTATTATTGCTTTTACTGCTGGCACTGTTCCGCTACTTTACTTCCCCTATCCGACTATTGCTCGCCGATATGCAGGCAATTCAGCAACATAAATTCGATCCCGCCAAGGTCAATTTGCACAAGTGGCCGAAAAATGACAGCAATGAAGTTAACCTGCTCGGCTGTGCCTTTACCGCCATGGTGGAGCAAATTAATGCCCAGTTATTACAGCTCAATGCCAACGAGCGCATGCGCAAAGAGTTGCTGGCCCACCTGTCACACGACTTACGCACGCCACTGGCGGCCATGCAGGGCTATATTGAAACCCTGGCGATAAAAGGAGACTCAATCAGCCAGCAAGAGCGGGAACAATATATCGCCACGGTTTTACGTAACGGCAAACAGCTAAAAATGCTGATCGACCAGATTTTTGAACTGGCCCACCTGGAAGACGGCCAGGTCTCGGTTAACCTGGAAACCTTCCCTATCGGCGAATTGCTCTATGACATTGTCGCCAAGTTCTCCCTGAAAGCCAGCGAGAAAAACATCCGCTTAACCCTGAACCCCCAGCAATGTCGCTATATGGTTTATTCGGATATTGCCAAGCTGGAACGTATCCTCACTAATCTGCTGGAAAACGCCATTCGCCATACCCCGCAACAGGGAGAAATCACCCTGGAAGTAATACAGGATAAAGACAAAGTCAAAGTTTCGGTGATAGATACCGGTACCGGCATCAGCAATGAAGATATTGCCTATATTTTCGATCCCAGATACCGCGCCAGCAACGCCACCGGGGATAAAAAACAACATGCCGGATTGGGGCTGGCCATCAGTAAACGCCTGAGCATGATTTTAAATTCGGAATTAAGTGTCGAAAGTAAACTCGGCAAAGGCTGCCGCTTTTCTTTTTGCCTGCAGTCGGTGATGACCTGA
- a CDS encoding response regulator, with protein MTENIKILLVEDDVSLASWISEYLLEQAFQVKHVERGDQVMAALADFPADLVLLDVMLPGLNGIEVCRLIREKSAIPIIMLTARADEFDEVIGLEAGANDYVIKPVRPRALLARIKSALRTRVVEAGPSNKLVHGDLVIYQDAKRVIYQGQEIELSTNLFAFLWFLASHAGEVIDRDTVFKALKGREYDGLDRRFDVMLSSLRKVFHDDPQKPKKFKTIWGKGYLFVADAWQDNNPAES; from the coding sequence ATGACAGAGAATATAAAGATTTTATTGGTAGAAGACGATGTCAGCCTGGCTTCCTGGATCAGCGAATATTTACTGGAACAAGCGTTCCAGGTAAAACATGTTGAACGCGGCGATCAGGTGATGGCGGCACTGGCAGACTTCCCGGCAGACCTGGTCTTGCTTGATGTCATGTTACCCGGCCTGAATGGCATCGAAGTGTGCCGGCTGATCCGGGAAAAATCGGCCATTCCCATTATTATGCTGACGGCACGCGCCGATGAATTTGATGAAGTGATCGGCCTGGAAGCCGGCGCCAATGATTATGTGATCAAACCGGTACGCCCCAGGGCCTTGCTCGCCCGCATTAAAAGCGCACTAAGAACCCGGGTGGTGGAAGCCGGACCCAGCAATAAACTGGTCCATGGCGACCTGGTGATTTACCAGGATGCCAAACGGGTGATCTACCAGGGGCAAGAAATTGAATTATCCACCAATTTATTTGCCTTTTTATGGTTTTTAGCCAGCCATGCCGGGGAAGTCATCGACCGGGATACGGTATTTAAGGCCCTTAAAGGTCGGGAGTATGACGGCCTGGATCGCCGCTTTGATGTTATGCTTTCCAGCTTAAGGAAAGTCTTTCACGACGATCCGCAAAAACCGAAAAAGTTTAAAACCATCTGGGGTAAAGGTTACCTGTTTGTCGCCGATGCCTGGCAGGACAATAACCCAGCCGAGTCATGA
- a CDS encoding spondin domain-containing protein — protein sequence MKLKSLFAVAALAAGSSAAQAQDLNITVTNLTQAIYFTPLITAAHTADNQMFSSGTAASTQLQAMAEGGDISGLSTLLTGVSADINENPAGGLLAPAMSTSFMLTNSENNDYLSLAAMILPSNDGFVGLDSWMIPEEAGTYTLYLNAYDAGTEANNELVVEGSGAPGVAGIPAAPGGDAGTGGTGVTSSEGNTMVHIHRGNLGDDNLTGGSSDLTNNVHRWLNPVAKITIVVM from the coding sequence ATGAAACTCAAGTCACTATTCGCCGTTGCCGCATTGGCAGCGGGCAGCTCAGCGGCACAAGCCCAGGATTTAAATATCACAGTCACTAACCTGACCCAGGCAATCTATTTTACTCCGCTGATCACCGCTGCTCACACAGCGGATAACCAAATGTTTTCCAGCGGCACAGCTGCCAGCACGCAATTACAGGCAATGGCGGAAGGCGGAGATATCTCCGGTTTATCAACCCTGCTTACCGGTGTGAGTGCCGATATTAATGAAAACCCCGCCGGCGGCTTGTTGGCACCGGCCATGTCGACTTCTTTTATGCTTACCAACAGCGAAAATAATGACTATCTGTCGCTGGCGGCCATGATTTTACCTTCCAACGACGGCTTTGTCGGCCTGGACAGCTGGATGATACCGGAAGAAGCCGGCACCTACACCCTCTATCTTAACGCCTATGACGCCGGCACCGAAGCCAACAATGAACTGGTTGTCGAAGGCAGCGGCGCACCGGGTGTTGCCGGCATTCCAGCCGCCCCCGGCGGTGATGCAGGTACAGGCGGCACAGGCGTGACCAGCAGCGAAGGAAATACTATGGTGCATATTCACCGCGGCAACCTCGGAGATGATAACCTGACCGGCGGCAGCAGTGATCTCACCAATAACGTACACCGCTGGTTAAACCCGGTTGCCAAAATCACCATAGTGGTCATGTAA
- a CDS encoding sensor histidine kinase gives MKSLYASIIFTVFGSLFFIGWGLDKLVADHTVSEDSKEIVFYKQLIEGLSQQLNQLPGEDIPKEADKFRQFFQMDLSLKNADNIALPRTLSSKLSQSGGLLLASESGAYLLKSIDSDPQQILQLNLPPEPIHNQKLDLFLTLALYVGVCGVLILWSLPLTRRIYLLNAAAAKFGKGDLTVRVPKSRFSYITMLENSFNRMATQIETLIADNKMLASSLSHDIRTPMACLRFGVDAALDTTNTEKKDIYLNRMDNELTRMEDMTAAFLEFAGLERHGLHLKVTPVEVKALLNSIIEDSQSLAEQHNIKLTAVLPEQEIYCQLDFHWCYRAIQNLVGNAFQYAATEVLLTLKQKDHRIIITVEDDGVGIPKDKLKTIFSPFVKLEQNRSREQGHFGLGLAISAKVMDWHEGKICAEKSSALSGACFILSLPEKQH, from the coding sequence ATGAAAAGTCTTTACGCCAGTATTATTTTTACCGTTTTTGGCTCCTTGTTTTTTATCGGCTGGGGCCTGGACAAACTGGTTGCCGACCACACGGTATCCGAAGACAGCAAAGAGATCGTCTTTTATAAACAGTTGATTGAAGGCTTAAGCCAGCAACTTAACCAGTTGCCCGGGGAAGATATCCCGAAAGAGGCCGATAAGTTCCGGCAGTTTTTCCAGATGGACCTCAGCCTGAAAAATGCCGACAATATCGCCCTGCCGCGCACCTTAAGCAGCAAGTTATCACAAAGCGGCGGTTTATTGCTGGCATCGGAATCCGGCGCCTACTTATTAAAAAGCATCGACAGCGATCCCCAGCAAATCCTGCAACTGAACTTGCCGCCTGAGCCGATCCACAACCAGAAACTGGATTTGTTCCTGACTTTAGCCTTATACGTCGGGGTTTGCGGCGTGTTGATTTTATGGTCCTTGCCGTTAACCCGGCGTATTTACCTGCTCAATGCCGCTGCCGCCAAATTCGGCAAAGGAGACTTAACAGTCAGGGTACCGAAAAGCCGCTTCTCCTACATTACCATGCTAGAAAACAGTTTTAACCGCATGGCAACGCAAATAGAAACCCTGATCGCCGACAATAAAATGCTCGCCAGCAGCTTATCCCATGATATCCGCACCCCTATGGCCTGTTTACGCTTTGGTGTCGATGCCGCGCTGGACACCACCAATACCGAGAAAAAAGACATTTACCTGAACCGCATGGACAACGAGCTGACCCGGATGGAAGATATGACCGCGGCCTTTTTGGAATTCGCCGGACTGGAGCGTCACGGCTTACATTTAAAAGTCACCCCGGTTGAAGTAAAAGCCTTGCTGAATTCCATTATCGAAGACAGCCAATCGCTGGCGGAGCAGCATAATATCAAGCTTACCGCGGTGCTGCCGGAGCAGGAAATTTATTGCCAGCTCGACTTTCACTGGTGTTACCGGGCGATACAGAATCTGGTAGGCAATGCCTTTCAATATGCCGCCACCGAAGTCTTGCTGACCTTAAAACAAAAAGATCACAGGATTATTATCACGGTAGAAGATGACGGCGTCGGCATACCAAAAGATAAACTGAAAACGATTTTTTCTCCTTTTGTCAAGCTAGAGCAAAACCGCTCCCGGGAGCAAGGTCACTTTGGTCTTGGGCTAGCCATTAGCGCCAAAGTAATGGACTGGCACGAAGGTAAGATTTGTGCAGAAAAGTCATCAGCCTTATCCGGGGCTTGCTTTATCCTGTCCCTGCCGGAAAAACAGCACTAA